The Antarcticibacterium flavum genome contains the following window.
TCTGTGCGTTCTGGCTCATACCGCTCTAAGGAAGAAGGTACCTCCAGTTTTGGCAATTCAAAAAGTTTGAGGTTACCGTTACCCGATACCCGCACCTGTACAGTGAGGGACTCTGTAGCTGCAAGTTCGGTACGGCTGGGGCTTACCTTGAAATCAAATTTCCCCACCGCTCCTGTGAACCCGGCAGGTTTCCCGGCTTCAGGCAAAGATTTCACGTTAATAGTTCGTCTTCCTGCCGCCACTGTTTTATCCACGGTTTTATATAGCCTGCCCCCAAAGATATCACGCCGGTCGCTGGGTACATCTACAGAGACAGAGAGGGTAAGCGGCTCTATCTCCAATTCGCCTGTCTTTTGAGGGTAGAGAATTGTCTTTCTTAGCACAACATAGCGATATGGCTCCCCCTGGTATTCGCCGGTCTCGATCTTGAGTTGTTTAATATCTATATTCTGGCTCCAGAAATCCCGGTATACAGGACTATCCATTTCCCTCCAGTTACTCACGCTTATTCGTGGGCTTACGTAAAGTTTATACACCACTGTTATCGCCTGGTTAAGAAAAGGATTGGGATTTGAGATCTCTGCCACCAAATGCAGATTATCGCTCGCAATAAGTTCTGAGTTATCCCCGTCTTTAGGTGTGTCTACTGCTGCCGTTACCTCCACCTGGATGGGCGAGGTCTTATAGGTATCTCCATCAACTATGATCTCTGCCTGTCCAATGGTAAATTTTCCACGAGCTGTAGGTTCAAGAAAGTAACTGTAGGTCTTGGAGTAGGTGCGTTTCCCGTTGATCCACTGGTTGCTCACCACCTGGTTGGGGCCACCCACCACAGTAAAGCCGTTAAAAGAAGGAGCCTTGAAATTATCCCCATCCTGGTTCATTTCGAAATCCACCCTTAGACGCTCATTCACCCCCAGCTTTTGTTTGCTTGCCTTGGCTTCAAATTTTACCTGGGCAAACCCCGCTGAGGATATGATTAGAAAAAATGTAAGTATGAATAACTTCAAATTCATTTTAATACGATCAATTTTTTTAGTCTCCTGTAATGCAGGGAACTTACCAGTCTTTTCCTGTCCTTGTCTTTGCTCCCCTGGCTTTTTCAGCATTTATTTTATCCTGCACCTTCTTTTCTTCATTGTTCATAGCTTCCAGGAGGCTTTTTATTTGTTGTGGTGAGAGCTGTCCGGGCTGGGGCTGTTGTGCCTGTCCCTCTTCATTTTGCTCCTGTTCCTGTGGCTTCCCCTGGTCGTCCTGCTCTTCCGGCTCCTGCTGGTTCTCACCACTGTCACCTCCACTATCCTTCTTGTCTTCTCCCTGGTCACTATCCTGCTCCTGTTCCTTGTCTCCCTCGCCGCCTTCATTTTGATCCTGCTCCTGCTGGTCCTTCTCTTCACTTTCCTGGTCATCATCACCGCCGCCGCCTTCTTTTTCTTCTTCCTCTATCATTTTTTTGGCAAGGGCCAGGTTATAGCGGGTCTCTTCATCCTTCGGGTTATTACGCAGGGCATTCTTATAGGCTTCTACAGCATCTGCATATTTCTTTTGTTCCATAAAGCTGTTCCCCATATTATGGAATATCTTATGCCTATCTTCCTTACTTTCTGCCAGCTGTGCGGCCTGCTTTAACCTGGAAGTTGCCTGAGATGGCTTTTCTTTGGTATAGTACATATTGGCCATGTTATACCTGGCTTTTACGCTGTTATCGTTTTTTGCTACAGCTTCCCTGTAAGATGCTTCAGCCGATTCAAAATCGTTCTCTCCCAATTTATCTTCAGCATCCCGCATCAACTTGTTGGTCTCCCTCTCTTTTTTTCTGTTTTCCTCCTGGAGTGATTGAGCGTTGGCTACAGTAATGCAAAAGAATGCCAGGACCAGTATATATAATGGCCTCAAAACTTTGAGATTATATGCTTTTACCTTCATTTCTTAACTGCTCTTCGTTCGTTGAACAAATTGAGTTTTTTGACCCAGGCTGTTTTCCTTTCCAGCAGGAATATATCTACCAACAGCAAAAGGATTGCCAAACCGAGAAACCACTGGAATTGTGACTGATACTCTGCAAACTGCCGTGATTCAAATTCAGTTTTATCGAGATTCCCGAGAAAATCTGTCATATTTTCAGTCACTTCAGCAGTAACATTTCCGCTTATATAGATCCCGTTGGTAGCAGCTGCTATATCCTTAAGGGTTTGCTCTTCCAGCCGCGTGATCACGGTCTCCCCGCTTTGGTCCTTTTTATAGCTTTGCACCACTCCCCCTCGTTTCATAGGAATAGGCCCTCCACGGGGGGTGCCCACACCAATGGTGACTATTCTTATACCTTCATTTGCTGCATCTTTTGCCACACTTGTAACCTCTCCCAGGTGGTCCTCCCCGTCACTAATGATCACCAGCACCTTGCTGGTAGGCTCCTGCGGATTAAAATATGTCTTTGACAATTCAATCGCATCACCAATGGCGGTACCCTGTGAGGAGACCATATCTGTATTAAGTGCCTGCAGGAACATCCTTGCAGAGGAATAATCTGTTGTTATGGGCAGTTGCGGGAAGGCACTGCCTGCATAGGCAATGATCCCTACCCTGTCACTCGCCAGGTTGTTAAGAACCTGGTTTACCAGTTGCTTTGATTTTTCAAGCCTGTTGGGGGCAACATCCTCTGCCTCCATACTCTTGGAAACATCTATGGCAAAGACAATATCTACTCCTTCCCTGGTAACCATTTCCATTTTCGTGCCAATTTTTGGATTTGCAAGTGCAATGGCAAGACTGGCAAGTGCCAGTAGGATAAGTCCAAATTTAAGGGCAGGTTTGAACCAGCTCCTGTCCGGGCTTAAGTGTTGTAACATTCCCGGTGCGGCAAACTGCTTTTGTTTGCGCTTCTTCCAAAGATAAAGTATGGCATAAAAGAACAGCAGCACCGGGACGATGAGCAATAACCAGAAATATTTTCCTTCTTCTAAAATAAACATTCTCTATGCTGCTTTTTTAATGTTCCTTATATAAAACTCCTGAATATTGTAAATCTCAACAAGAGCTCCATAATAAGTAATAATCCTCCTATCAACAGGAATGGCCTGAACCTTTCCTCATAATTATAATACTTCAGTTCTTCGATCTCGGTTTTTTCCAGAGCATCTATTTCTTCATAGATCTCCTCAAGTTTCTCATTATTTGTCGCTCTAAAATATCTTCCTCCAGTGGTTTTTGCAATATCCTGCATAAGTTGCTCATCGATCTCTACGGGTACATTACCATACTGGAACTGGCCATTGGGCAGGGTGCCTATGGGGGAAAGCGCCATCCCGTTGCTTCCCAATCCAATTGTGTAAGTCTTAATTTCATATTCCACCGCCAGTTCACTAGCGATCAACGGATCTATAAACCCCGCATTATTCACCCCATCTGTAAGCAGGATGATGACCTTACTTTTGGCGTTACTGTCCTTTAGCCTGTTTACAGATGTTGCCAGTCCCATTCCTATGGCAGTACCACCTTCAATCACGTTATTATATTCAATATCTTTAAGAGCGTTAAGCACTACCACCTTATCACTGGTTACCGGGGTAAGGGTAAAACTCTCTCCTGCATAAACCACCAGGCCAATCCTGTCGGTTACCCTGTCCTGTATAAACTCTGCCGCCACTTCCTTAAGTGCTTCCAGGCGGTTGGGTTTAAGGTCCCGTGCCAGCATACTTGCTGAAACGTCAATGGCCAGCACTATATCTATTCCCTGGGTGGAACTGGTCCTGCTGGTAACATCTGTAGTACGGGGCCTGGCCATGGCGACAATAAAGAAAGCCAGTGCCAGCAGGCGTAGGAAAATCAAAATGTGCCTTAGTGTTGGCAAGATGCTTTTAGTACCTTTAAATCCTTTTAGGCTGGACATTCTAAGCTCTGCCTGCTGCTTATCCTTTTTCCAGAAATACCAGGCCGCCAACAGTGGCAAAAGTGCCAGAAGCCAGAAAAAACCGGGATTTTCAAATGTAAAATTCTCAAGCATCAGGGTCTGGTTTGAAATTCAACCGAATTAATTATTCTTCCCGCGATCTCCTCTGCATATTCATCCTCCTCATCAAAGATCACCGTTATTTGCTGGAAGCCACCACCCACACCAAAGTTGAGAATGGAATATTCCTTGCTTATAAACTCTCCCTCGCGGCGGGGATGCTCCATTTCCAGGGTACCAAACACCTTCACGCCAGGGATCCCCTGCAGGGTGGTGTAATCTTCATCCTTAACTATAATATTCCTTGCGCCTTTGCTTTCCAGGTTATTATAAACCCCTTCCACGGCAGTATCAAGATCAAATTTTGTCCCCTGCTGGAATCTTACGGTACTCACCACGACATATAGATCTTCCGCAAGGTCCCCGTCGATGAAAGTTTCACTACCTACCATCATTCTACGGGCCTCATCTGGCATATCCAATTCCCCGCGCTTTAAAACGCGCGGTGTGTTCACGGTTACAGCAGGATCGCCATATTCACTGCTTATCCATTCCCCCTCCAGCAGCTCTTTGGTAGGGTTTCCAAAGATACTCGTGGCCAGGTAATCAAACCCGCGCGTGGAGATTATTACAGAAACAGCTATTATTATTACCACCATACCCGCTGTTGCGCCCATAATGATCTTTCTACGTTTTTTACGGGCAAGTTTTGCCCTACGGTATTCCTCATCCCGCAACAGCTCCTCCTCTGTAGGCTCCGGGATCGCGGCTTTGGTATCATTGATGACATATTCTATTTTGGAGCGGTCCCCTTTAGCAGTAATAATATCAGGTCTGGAATTGGCGAATTTTGCAAGATCTGCACGCTGCAGGATTACCTTTAAGTCATCAATCGTATTGCGGCTAAGTTTTAATTCCCCTTTCTCCATTTTCACTTCCAGGTCATGAATAAGTTCAGAGGTGGTGCTTTCCATTGCCCGCAGGTGTACCTCATCTTCAATATACCGGCGAACAGCTTCTGTTAACTTGGAATAGTATTCTTTAGTTTCCCTGTTTTCCAGTAACCTGGAGTTGTCCAGCTGCTGTAGTTCGAAGAGGGCACGTTCGTAGGGAGGCAGTTGTTTGGCTGCTTCCTTTTTTTGTTTTCGTTTGCGCAGGAGGTAATAGATCAAAGCCCCAAGCGCTGCCATTCCCAGCAGCCACCATAGCCATACAAGTATGCGAAACCCACCTGGAACTTCCATAGCCGGTTTGATGGCATACATTTTTTGTTTGGTGGTGTCCACCACTACATCCCTCACCTCTACTCTAACCGAATCTGTAAAAAAGGGGTTATCATTCACCAGCACCCGTTGTGAGGGGATCATATAGCTGCCGGAGTCAAATTGAGTAAGGTAGTACTCCCTCACCAGCCTGTACCTGTTCTCCACCCTGGAAGTATCTATGGTAAGAGCCTCTACCACCTCCAGCGGATTAAATGTTTGAGCTTCAGGAAAAACAATAGAGGGAATTTCGGCTGCATCCACCGTAATTTTATAGGAGATTTGGTCTCCAATATAAATTTGAGCAGTATCAATAGTGGCAGTCACCCTTGTTTCCTGCGCTAAAGCAGGAAATGAAAGGAGCAGCAAAATAGAAATAAAGAGAGCCCTTTTAATGCAGGCAACTGTATCGCCGGCGCCTGTCAAGGCTGGTGTAATGGGTAAGCTAGTAAGGCAATCTTCTCTAAAAAAGCTGTTTGTCATTCGTTTTTCTTATCCTCTGGTCTTAAAATAACCAAGTAATTTTTTCACATAGCTTTCACCCACCATAGTGCTAAGCATTCCCGCCCCACTTTTGGAAAAACTATCCCT
Protein-coding sequences here:
- a CDS encoding BatD family protein, with the protein product MNLKLFILTFFLIISSAGFAQVKFEAKASKQKLGVNERLRVDFEMNQDGDNFKAPSFNGFTVVGGPNQVVSNQWINGKRTYSKTYSYFLEPTARGKFTIGQAEIIVDGDTYKTSPIQVEVTAAVDTPKDGDNSELIASDNLHLVAEISNPNPFLNQAITVVYKLYVSPRISVSNWREMDSPVYRDFWSQNIDIKQLKIETGEYQGEPYRYVVLRKTILYPQKTGELEIEPLTLSVSVDVPSDRRDIFGGRLYKTVDKTVAAGRRTINVKSLPEAGKPAGFTGAVGKFDFKVSPSRTELAATESLTVQVRVSGNGNLKLFELPKLEVPSSLERYEPERTENVRTDLNGTQGSLTDNYTVIPTRQGKFPIPGISFSYFDPTSGTYKTINSEEILLQVERAPAGSSMPSAATGGVYKQPVDFSGAQFKYIKLSTSLRPVGSTFFLGSWVFWSLMLLPFALVFGAIALGKKRKTLANDVQGNRIRKANRLARKYLSEAKRNLGDQKAFYESLERALHNYLKAKLHIQTSEMTKEHIQVLLSEKNVDQQTSLEFISLLKSCEFARYTPTSQGAMEQDYEKAARVLAALDKQL
- a CDS encoding tetratricopeptide repeat protein → MKVKAYNLKVLRPLYILVLAFFCITVANAQSLQEENRKKERETNKLMRDAEDKLGENDFESAEASYREAVAKNDNSVKARYNMANMYYTKEKPSQATSRLKQAAQLAESKEDRHKIFHNMGNSFMEQKKYADAVEAYKNALRNNPKDEETRYNLALAKKMIEEEEKEGGGGDDDQESEEKDQQEQDQNEGGEGDKEQEQDSDQGEDKKDSGGDSGENQQEPEEQDDQGKPQEQEQNEEGQAQQPQPGQLSPQQIKSLLEAMNNEEKKVQDKINAEKARGAKTRTGKDW
- a CDS encoding VWA domain-containing protein, with amino-acid sequence MFILEEGKYFWLLLIVPVLLFFYAILYLWKKRKQKQFAAPGMLQHLSPDRSWFKPALKFGLILLALASLAIALANPKIGTKMEMVTREGVDIVFAIDVSKSMEAEDVAPNRLEKSKQLVNQVLNNLASDRVGIIAYAGSAFPQLPITTDYSSARMFLQALNTDMVSSQGTAIGDAIELSKTYFNPQEPTSKVLVIISDGEDHLGEVTSVAKDAANEGIRIVTIGVGTPRGGPIPMKRGGVVQSYKKDQSGETVITRLEEQTLKDIAAATNGIYISGNVTAEVTENMTDFLGNLDKTEFESRQFAEYQSQFQWFLGLAILLLLVDIFLLERKTAWVKKLNLFNERRAVKK
- a CDS encoding vWA domain-containing protein is translated as MLENFTFENPGFFWLLALLPLLAAWYFWKKDKQQAELRMSSLKGFKGTKSILPTLRHILIFLRLLALAFFIVAMARPRTTDVTSRTSSTQGIDIVLAIDVSASMLARDLKPNRLEALKEVAAEFIQDRVTDRIGLVVYAGESFTLTPVTSDKVVVLNALKDIEYNNVIEGGTAIGMGLATSVNRLKDSNAKSKVIILLTDGVNNAGFIDPLIASELAVEYEIKTYTIGLGSNGMALSPIGTLPNGQFQYGNVPVEIDEQLMQDIAKTTGGRYFRATNNEKLEEIYEEIDALEKTEIEELKYYNYEERFRPFLLIGGLLLIMELLLRFTIFRSFI
- a CDS encoding DUF4381 domain-containing protein, which codes for MTNSFFREDCLTSLPITPALTGAGDTVACIKRALFISILLLLSFPALAQETRVTATIDTAQIYIGDQISYKITVDAAEIPSIVFPEAQTFNPLEVVEALTIDTSRVENRYRLVREYYLTQFDSGSYMIPSQRVLVNDNPFFTDSVRVEVRDVVVDTTKQKMYAIKPAMEVPGGFRILVWLWWLLGMAALGALIYYLLRKRKQKKEAAKQLPPYERALFELQQLDNSRLLENRETKEYYSKLTEAVRRYIEDEVHLRAMESTTSELIHDLEVKMEKGELKLSRNTIDDLKVILQRADLAKFANSRPDIITAKGDRSKIEYVINDTKAAIPEPTEEELLRDEEYRRAKLARKKRRKIIMGATAGMVVIIIAVSVIISTRGFDYLATSIFGNPTKELLEGEWISSEYGDPAVTVNTPRVLKRGELDMPDEARRMMVGSETFIDGDLAEDLYVVVSTVRFQQGTKFDLDTAVEGVYNNLESKGARNIIVKDEDYTTLQGIPGVKVFGTLEMEHPRREGEFISKEYSILNFGVGGGFQQITVIFDEEDEYAEEIAGRIINSVEFQTRP